One window of the Sphaerochaeta associata genome contains the following:
- a CDS encoding DeoR/GlpR family DNA-binding transcription regulator, translated as MSTIPASRQQYILNLIKTEGTVTVSQLAEELGVSELTIRRDLDQLEKKGLVERTHGGATARRNLPVEPDYLQKASEFPKEKEVIGQTVAAMVEEGDTLYINSGSTTFEVIRAVVALQKKVTIVTNNIDAIWLCKESEHIRLILAGGVYRSRSHSVSGSLSSFLVNQVYANKAIIGVDGFSPSAGLTTPILEEAETTRAMIEHTVGTVIVVAAANKIGVVSNFKTVGLDQVDVLVTDEKGGEIVKQMEIPEGLAIQIATT; from the coding sequence ATGTCAACCATTCCTGCCAGCAGACAGCAGTACATTCTCAACCTGATCAAGACCGAAGGTACGGTCACCGTCAGTCAGCTGGCCGAAGAGCTTGGAGTGAGTGAACTTACCATCCGCCGCGACCTCGACCAGCTTGAGAAGAAAGGGCTTGTGGAGCGGACCCACGGGGGTGCGACAGCCAGAAGAAACCTTCCTGTCGAGCCCGATTACCTGCAAAAGGCATCAGAGTTCCCCAAAGAGAAGGAAGTCATCGGACAGACCGTGGCAGCCATGGTCGAAGAGGGCGACACTCTGTACATCAACAGCGGGTCGACCACGTTCGAAGTAATCCGTGCGGTGGTTGCCCTCCAAAAGAAAGTGACCATCGTCACCAACAACATCGATGCCATTTGGCTGTGCAAGGAGAGCGAGCACATCCGTCTCATTCTTGCAGGCGGCGTGTATAGAAGTCGAAGCCACTCTGTTTCAGGCTCCCTTTCATCGTTTCTGGTCAACCAGGTCTATGCGAACAAGGCAATCATCGGTGTCGACGGTTTTTCGCCCTCGGCAGGCCTTACCACCCCCATTCTGGAGGAGGCCGAGACCACCCGTGCCATGATCGAGCACACCGTAGGAACGGTGATCGTAGTGGCGGCAGCGAACAAGATCGGGGTGGTGTCGAATTTCAAGACAGTAGGTCTTGATCAGGTCGATGTTCTGGTCACCGATGAGAAGGGCGGCGAGATAGTCAAGCAAATGGAGATCCCTGAGGGTCTTGCAATACAAATAGCAACTACATAG
- a CDS encoding Ldh family oxidoreductase: MKYMDEYAEQYKDCAWVSFEELEAFMEEALVHAGVPAADAKIIGDVLIESDKRGIDSHGIGRLKPIYIDRIDMGIMNPVTEIEVIKDQDATVVLDAHNGMGHVAGYRAMEMAIEKAKKYGLGMVVVRNSNHYGIAGYFATMATKAGMLGITGTNARPSIAPTHGVENMLGTNPLTFGLPTDEEFPFVLDCATSVSQRGKIEVYGRAGKDLPPGWVLDNEGKTRTDTQQVLEDLTTGKAALTPLGGIGEVTGGYKGFGYATVVEILSAALQDGAWMKALNGFDENHKPIPYPLGHFFIAIDPEHFMGLNTFKRIAGTICRELRESKKAPGEDYIFTAGEKEYLSYQFRKEHGCPVPPSLQKVMVTLRDRYKMNYKWDFEKK, from the coding sequence ATGAAGTATATGGATGAGTATGCCGAGCAGTATAAGGATTGCGCTTGGGTCAGCTTTGAGGAACTTGAGGCTTTCATGGAAGAAGCCCTGGTTCACGCAGGAGTTCCTGCCGCTGATGCAAAGATCATCGGCGATGTCCTCATCGAGAGTGACAAGCGGGGAATCGACAGCCATGGAATCGGGCGCTTGAAGCCGATTTACATCGACCGCATCGATATGGGCATTATGAATCCTGTCACCGAGATCGAGGTGATCAAGGACCAGGATGCCACCGTCGTACTGGATGCACACAACGGCATGGGCCACGTCGCAGGCTACCGTGCAATGGAAATGGCCATTGAGAAGGCAAAGAAGTATGGTTTGGGCATGGTTGTGGTACGCAACTCCAACCACTACGGTATTGCAGGCTACTTCGCCACCATGGCGACCAAGGCCGGCATGCTGGGTATCACCGGTACCAACGCACGTCCCTCCATTGCTCCGACCCACGGTGTTGAGAACATGCTGGGAACCAATCCCCTGACGTTCGGTCTGCCTACCGACGAAGAGTTCCCCTTTGTCCTCGACTGCGCCACAAGCGTTTCGCAAAGAGGCAAGATCGAGGTATATGGAAGAGCAGGCAAGGACCTTCCTCCGGGTTGGGTTCTTGACAACGAAGGGAAGACCAGGACCGATACGCAGCAGGTACTCGAAGACCTGACGACCGGCAAGGCCGCCCTTACTCCGCTTGGAGGCATCGGCGAGGTTACCGGCGGCTACAAGGGCTTTGGGTATGCAACCGTGGTAGAGATCCTCTCCGCCGCCTTGCAGGACGGTGCCTGGATGAAGGCGCTCAACGGTTTTGACGAGAACCACAAGCCGATCCCGTATCCGCTGGGGCACTTCTTCATCGCCATCGATCCCGAGCACTTCATGGGTCTGAACACCTTCAAGCGCATTGCAGGCACCATCTGCCGTGAGCTGCGTGAGAGCAAGAAGGCACCGGGTGAGGATTACATTTTCACCGCAGGTGAGAAGGAGTACCTCTCCTACCAGTTCCGCAAGGAGCACGGCTGTCCCGTTCCTCCTTCCCTGCAGAAGGTCATGGTAACCCTGCGCGATCGGTACAAGATGAATTACAAGTGGGATTTTGAGAAGAAATAA
- a CDS encoding malic enzyme-like NAD(P)-binding protein — MQDDLTKRALDYHMMDGVPGKVSVVPSKPCQTAADLGLAYTPGVAKPVLAIEANPEDAYKYTSKGNLVAVISNGTAILGLGDRGALASKPVMEGKGVLFKRFADIDVFDIELDEKDPDKIIAMVKAMSPTFGGVNLEDIKGPECFKIEQELIKQCNIPIFHDDQHGTAIIATAGLMNSCEIIGKKIEDIKIVVNGAGAAGISCAKMFVAAGVKREHVTMLDSKGVVYKGRTAGMTPEKQEFATEGSARTLADAMVGADVFMGLSVADCVTPEMLLSMAADPVVFAMSNPNPEIGYELAMATRSDLIMATGRSDYPNQINNVLGFPFIFRGALDVRSVIISEGMKMAAAKALAALAKEPVPASVEKAYGGQKFSFGRNYIVPKPFDPRVIEWEAVAVAKAACEEGLASKPITDWEAYRASLVKRMEKYWK, encoded by the coding sequence ATGCAAGACGATTTGACCAAGCGCGCGCTTGATTACCACATGATGGATGGAGTCCCGGGAAAGGTCTCGGTTGTTCCTTCCAAACCCTGCCAGACAGCTGCCGATCTCGGCCTGGCCTACACCCCCGGTGTTGCAAAGCCTGTTTTGGCCATCGAGGCCAACCCCGAGGATGCCTACAAGTACACCTCCAAGGGAAACCTGGTTGCCGTCATTTCCAACGGGACTGCCATCCTCGGTCTCGGTGACCGCGGGGCCCTGGCAAGCAAGCCTGTCATGGAGGGCAAGGGAGTCCTGTTCAAGAGATTTGCAGACATCGATGTGTTCGACATCGAGCTGGATGAGAAAGATCCCGATAAGATCATCGCCATGGTCAAGGCAATGAGCCCGACCTTTGGTGGTGTGAACCTCGAGGACATCAAGGGCCCTGAATGCTTCAAGATCGAGCAGGAGCTGATCAAGCAGTGCAACATCCCCATTTTCCACGACGACCAGCATGGAACCGCCATCATCGCAACCGCAGGCCTGATGAACAGTTGTGAAATCATAGGGAAAAAGATTGAGGACATCAAGATTGTTGTCAATGGAGCCGGGGCTGCCGGCATCAGCTGTGCAAAGATGTTTGTTGCAGCCGGCGTGAAGCGCGAGCATGTCACCATGCTTGACAGCAAGGGTGTTGTCTACAAGGGTAGGACAGCCGGAATGACACCCGAGAAACAGGAGTTCGCCACCGAAGGCAGTGCACGCACCCTCGCCGATGCAATGGTGGGAGCCGATGTATTCATGGGCCTCTCCGTCGCCGACTGTGTAACGCCTGAGATGCTGCTCTCCATGGCCGCCGACCCTGTGGTCTTCGCCATGTCCAATCCCAATCCTGAGATCGGCTACGAGCTGGCCATGGCCACCCGCAGCGACCTGATCATGGCAACCGGAAGAAGCGACTATCCGAACCAGATCAACAACGTCCTTGGCTTCCCCTTCATCTTCCGCGGTGCTCTGGATGTACGTTCGGTCATCATCAGCGAAGGCATGAAGATGGCGGCTGCCAAGGCTCTGGCCGCCCTTGCCAAGGAGCCGGTACCGGCTTCGGTCGAGAAGGCATACGGTGGACAGAAGTTCAGCTTCGGCCGCAACTACATTGTTCCCAAGCCGTTCGATCCCCGTGTCATCGAATGGGAAGCCGTAGCTGTTGCCAAGGCTGCCTGTGAAGAAGGACTTGCCTCCAAGCCCATCACCGATTGGGAAGCCTATAGGGCATCGTTGGTGAAGCGGATGGAGAAGTACTGGAAGTAA
- a CDS encoding GNAT family N-acetyltransferase — protein sequence MHLIECSRSYADQILAMYNDVIKTSTAMFETHERNQAYMSTWFDAKEQSGYPVIGLVDDQDVLLAFGTYGSFRSSSGYLYTIEHSIHVRKEHRGKGLGKIILTALIEKAIEQQYHCMVGAIDSENTASIHLHEKAGFESIGVVKEAGYKFGTYRSLVLMQLLLPTPENPKGI from the coding sequence ATGCACCTTATCGAATGCTCCCGATCCTATGCCGACCAGATCCTGGCCATGTACAACGATGTCATCAAGACTTCCACTGCCATGTTTGAAACCCATGAGCGTAATCAGGCATACATGAGCACCTGGTTCGATGCAAAGGAGCAGAGTGGATATCCCGTCATCGGCCTGGTGGATGATCAGGATGTCTTACTTGCTTTCGGGACCTACGGCTCCTTCAGGTCAAGTTCCGGGTATCTGTATACCATCGAGCACTCAATCCATGTTCGCAAGGAACATCGAGGCAAGGGCCTTGGGAAGATCATTCTCACTGCCTTGATCGAGAAAGCCATCGAACAGCAGTACCACTGCATGGTCGGAGCGATTGATTCAGAGAATACCGCATCCATCCATCTGCACGAAAAGGCCGGGTTCGAATCTATCGGTGTGGTCAAGGAAGCAGGGTACAAGTTCGGTACATACAGAAGCCTGGTCCTGATGCAGCTGCTTCTCCCGACACCTGAGAATCCGAAGGGAATATAA
- a CDS encoding RNA-binding domain-containing protein has product MYVESETLELKRELTDDSLKTIVAFANTKGGTIIYGVNDDSSLVGTLPIDLVLPRLTNMIRDSIVPDITRFVSYNQKQIDSTIILEVRVSRGTQRPYALKHKGLSPRGVFVRQGSSTVMASMDTIRMMIIETDHRRYELEVSANQALTFLQATRLFAERRIPFEETHQKTLHIRDGEGRFTNLGLLLSDQCEHTTKVAIFQGTDFSIFRDRREFSGSLLTQLQEVGEYVQQYNRIRSEFPGLIRIDSYDYPPLALREALLNCYVHREYASSAATLLHVFDDRLEYITFGGLVSDVSLEDLKLGISLSRNEYLARVLHLLGIIEAYGTGFPRIFEQYAKSSCKPVIETSPNAFKVTLPNRNYLVEHVGESEGLYEAYQYIKSKGSIQRKDLQTFLGISQTQAGVLLKRLLDKNMIFVLGKGKLTKYIAH; this is encoded by the coding sequence ATGTATGTAGAATCTGAAACTCTGGAATTGAAACGTGAGTTAACTGATGATTCACTTAAAACAATAGTGGCATTTGCCAATACAAAAGGTGGAACTATTATTTACGGAGTCAATGATGATTCTTCTTTGGTTGGAACTTTGCCCATTGATTTGGTGCTTCCTCGATTGACCAATATGATTCGAGATTCAATAGTCCCTGATATTACGCGGTTTGTTTCCTATAACCAAAAGCAAATCGATTCAACCATAATACTTGAAGTGAGAGTAAGCAGGGGTACTCAGCGTCCTTACGCATTGAAACATAAGGGGTTAAGCCCTCGAGGTGTATTTGTTCGACAAGGCTCTTCCACTGTTATGGCTAGTATGGATACAATACGAATGATGATTATAGAAACAGATCACCGACGATACGAGCTCGAGGTTTCAGCAAATCAAGCGCTTACATTTTTACAGGCAACCCGGTTGTTTGCAGAACGCCGTATTCCTTTCGAAGAAACTCATCAGAAAACCCTTCATATCCGAGATGGGGAGGGTCGCTTTACAAATCTTGGGTTGCTGCTCTCCGATCAATGCGAACATACGACGAAAGTGGCAATTTTCCAAGGCACTGATTTTTCTATTTTTAGGGATAGAAGAGAATTTTCAGGTTCATTGCTCACACAGCTTCAGGAAGTAGGAGAATATGTACAACAGTACAACAGGATTCGTTCGGAATTTCCTGGGCTTATCCGCATTGATAGCTATGACTATCCACCATTAGCGCTTCGTGAAGCTCTCCTTAATTGCTATGTGCACCGCGAATACGCCAGCAGCGCAGCAACTCTTCTTCATGTGTTTGACGATCGATTGGAATATATCACGTTTGGTGGGCTGGTGTCTGACGTGAGCCTGGAAGACTTGAAGTTGGGTATTTCCCTAAGCCGGAATGAGTACCTAGCACGTGTCCTGCATCTTTTGGGAATAATTGAAGCCTATGGTACAGGCTTTCCTCGTATCTTCGAACAGTATGCAAAGTCATCATGTAAACCGGTAATAGAAACAAGCCCGAATGCTTTTAAAGTAACGCTCCCTAATAGGAACTACTTGGTAGAACATGTTGGAGAGAGTGAAGGGCTGTATGAAGCCTATCAGTACATCAAAAGCAAAGGGAGCATTCAAAGAAAAGACCTACAAACTTTTCTTGGTATTTCCCAAACCCAGGCAGGGGTCCTACTCAAGCGATTACTCGATAAGAATATGATTTTTGTTCTTGGGAAGGGAAAGCTTACTAAATATATTGCGCATTAA
- a CDS encoding DUF6657 family protein has protein sequence MAIIKSAWELALEKTEKLQVDPVKIKRDLKVKEGRQLAGTFLSHIDATKEGTKKQYDAVPAEEKEAFKEGMALTMLSNLALPRNTAFKENFAKVLDLGMILGEGNEQLEQLLGQLEGFFSQYLENQEDLVERMKQQFAPALQQKEAQLRKQYGPNFTLRPEQDPEFMKLLDKQLSQLDDQYTNILTQAKAQIKDLLGIQ, from the coding sequence ATGGCAATCATAAAATCTGCATGGGAACTTGCGCTGGAAAAGACAGAAAAACTCCAGGTGGACCCAGTGAAGATCAAGCGGGACCTGAAGGTCAAGGAAGGAAGACAGCTGGCAGGAACCTTCCTCAGCCATATAGATGCAACCAAGGAAGGCACCAAGAAACAGTATGATGCTGTTCCCGCAGAGGAGAAGGAAGCATTCAAGGAAGGAATGGCTCTCACCATGCTTTCCAATCTTGCACTTCCCAGAAATACTGCGTTCAAGGAGAACTTTGCGAAGGTCCTCGACCTTGGCATGATTCTTGGAGAGGGCAACGAGCAGCTTGAGCAGCTGCTTGGGCAGCTTGAAGGATTTTTCAGCCAATACTTGGAGAACCAAGAGGACTTGGTTGAGCGGATGAAACAGCAGTTTGCTCCCGCTCTCCAACAGAAAGAGGCTCAGCTGCGCAAGCAGTACGGTCCCAACTTCACCCTCAGGCCCGAACAGGACCCGGAGTTCATGAAGCTGCTGGACAAACAACTCTCCCAGCTTGACGACCAGTACACCAATATCCTGACCCAAGCCAAGGCCCAGATCAAGGATTTGTTGGGTATCCAGTAA
- a CDS encoding trimeric intracellular cation channel family protein: MELELTIMYIFDLFGTFIFAITGAVKGVRCKLDILGVVVFACTVGCGGGMFRDMLIGATPVAALTDSAYILTCVGTGLAVFFLAPKFVGKWRVILFADSLGLGVFTALGVAKGAMYGIGPVGQVLCGVFSAVGGGVVRDIMSRSVPTVLTSDFYATASLIGGILYLILEMTDLGIFPKFLIASSTVFIIRLIAIKYRFHLPVADTALPVDDYLTMQK; the protein is encoded by the coding sequence ATGGAACTGGAACTTACCATTATGTACATCTTCGACCTGTTCGGAACCTTCATCTTCGCCATAACCGGGGCTGTAAAGGGTGTACGCTGTAAACTCGACATCCTTGGGGTGGTGGTGTTCGCCTGCACCGTCGGTTGCGGTGGCGGCATGTTTCGCGACATGCTCATCGGGGCAACCCCGGTTGCCGCACTGACCGACAGTGCCTATATTCTCACCTGTGTAGGCACCGGGCTGGCAGTCTTTTTCCTTGCTCCGAAATTTGTCGGGAAGTGGAGGGTCATTCTCTTTGCCGATTCCCTTGGCTTGGGAGTCTTTACCGCCCTGGGGGTGGCAAAAGGGGCCATGTACGGCATAGGCCCGGTAGGGCAGGTGCTCTGCGGTGTCTTCTCAGCCGTAGGAGGTGGAGTGGTCCGAGACATCATGAGCCGTTCGGTACCAACCGTCCTGACCAGTGACTTTTATGCCACCGCATCGTTGATCGGAGGCATACTCTATCTGATTCTTGAAATGACAGACTTGGGGATTTTTCCCAAATTTCTGATCGCCAGCAGCACGGTGTTCATCATCCGCCTGATCGCGATCAAATACCGGTTTCACCTGCCTGTTGCCGATACCGCCCTGCCGGTGGACGACTACTTGACCATGCAAAAATGA
- a CDS encoding alanine--tRNA ligase-related protein codes for MHSYPLYYEKPYQKTHTAAIVDIVDNTLVLDSTICYPEGGGQSGDIGLISGVQLVNTTKDDDHTIYHHVVEQKFSVGEKVTIELDWDHRYHFMQMHTAQHVASGLLFTRFGIQTVSVHQGERVLTIETDAAGVEEATCFELEDLVNAVVRQNHPVHYEVHTQSSAQNLGLRRSIKVEGDGVRLVVVDDVDTVACGGLHAASTAEIELFHYYGQEKIRGHIRLIFTVGKVAREEIRRAEAAARELGVLFSSPLDGLVDVARTAVASAALVKSELRKAQQAIASLLLGSLVEKADRVGMVPVVYWNVPEEMDMKDIAQALVEHEDLLLCAAKEVEGGVLWLIGVQGKASAVLDFNTGKSSLLSAIEGKGGGKAPLFQGSAQACSTTFFSACKDLIQ; via the coding sequence ATGCACTCATATCCACTGTATTACGAAAAGCCCTATCAGAAAACGCATACAGCTGCCATTGTCGACATCGTTGACAACACACTTGTTCTGGACTCCACCATCTGCTACCCCGAAGGCGGAGGGCAGAGTGGTGACATCGGCTTAATTTCAGGTGTTCAACTCGTGAACACAACCAAGGACGATGATCATACCATATACCACCATGTAGTAGAGCAAAAGTTCAGTGTTGGAGAGAAGGTAACCATCGAGCTTGACTGGGATCATCGCTACCACTTTATGCAGATGCACACCGCTCAACACGTGGCCAGCGGTCTTTTATTCACTCGTTTTGGCATCCAGACGGTAAGCGTCCACCAAGGCGAACGCGTTCTCACCATCGAAACCGATGCAGCGGGTGTGGAAGAAGCAACATGCTTTGAACTGGAGGATTTGGTGAATGCAGTGGTGCGTCAGAACCATCCTGTGCACTACGAAGTACATACCCAAAGCTCGGCGCAGAATCTGGGACTGAGAAGATCGATCAAGGTGGAGGGAGATGGAGTGCGTCTGGTTGTCGTCGACGATGTCGATACGGTGGCCTGCGGAGGGCTGCATGCAGCCAGCACTGCTGAAATAGAACTTTTCCACTACTATGGACAGGAGAAAATCCGCGGCCACATCCGCCTTATTTTCACCGTGGGGAAAGTCGCCCGAGAAGAGATTCGCAGGGCGGAGGCGGCGGCCAGGGAGCTGGGTGTGCTCTTTTCTTCCCCTCTGGATGGCTTGGTTGATGTCGCAAGAACTGCAGTTGCCTCAGCTGCCTTGGTAAAAAGCGAACTGAGAAAGGCACAACAGGCAATTGCCTCCCTTCTGCTCGGTTCCTTGGTGGAGAAAGCCGATAGGGTAGGCATGGTGCCGGTGGTCTACTGGAATGTTCCTGAAGAAATGGATATGAAGGATATCGCCCAAGCCTTGGTGGAACATGAGGATTTGCTCCTTTGTGCAGCCAAGGAAGTTGAGGGAGGAGTGCTGTGGTTGATCGGCGTCCAGGGGAAGGCTTCGGCAGTGCTGGACTTCAACACAGGCAAAAGCTCATTGCTTTCAGCCATTGAAGGCAAGGGAGGAGGCAAAGCCCCGCTTTTCCAAGGGTCGGCGCAAGCCTGTAGCACAACCTTTTTCTCTGCATGCAAGGATCTCATACAATGA
- a CDS encoding VTT domain-containing protein — protein MTLKERVKALFSKETYLLADGSLDTKKLFKRTLVLMLFIFSLYFIGFQFYQRLGWDQNAVVQRFITDFGVSGVALYVYIVDLFVLPLSVDLMWPFVMEWHPLLAIVVMGTASVAGAFSAYLFGRLMGLIPLFKRWVLKQSGTHTEQLITKYGIWAIVISGLTPLPFSTICTVAGIVELKVHHVLLSSLIRYVRMALYYLIFAGLIVIG, from the coding sequence ATGACATTGAAAGAACGAGTCAAAGCACTCTTTTCAAAGGAGACCTATCTGTTGGCGGATGGGTCCCTCGATACCAAGAAGCTGTTCAAGCGCACCTTGGTCCTCATGCTCTTCATATTTTCACTCTACTTCATCGGCTTTCAGTTCTACCAACGACTTGGGTGGGACCAGAATGCTGTGGTTCAGCGGTTCATCACAGACTTTGGCGTCTCAGGGGTGGCCCTGTACGTCTATATCGTCGACCTCTTCGTCCTGCCCTTGTCGGTGGACCTGATGTGGCCTTTTGTGATGGAGTGGCATCCGCTTTTAGCGATTGTGGTGATGGGAACCGCCTCGGTGGCAGGAGCCTTCAGTGCCTATCTGTTCGGCCGTCTGATGGGTCTCATTCCCCTGTTCAAGAGATGGGTGCTGAAGCAGTCGGGTACGCACACCGAGCAGCTGATCACCAAGTACGGCATCTGGGCGATTGTCATCAGCGGCCTGACACCCTTGCCGTTTTCCACCATCTGCACCGTTGCAGGCATCGTAGAGCTCAAAGTCCACCATGTCCTGCTCTCCAGCCTCATCCGCTATGTGCGAATGGCGCTTTACTACCTGATTTTCGCCGGCTTGATCGTTATCGGCTGA
- the purB gene encoding adenylosuccinate lyase encodes MQSFSHDTYLSPFSWRYAGEQMRTIFSEEHKRKLLRRIWVALAKAQAEAGLVSQQQLDELIANQDNIDIERATAIEAEIRHDLMAEIKTYAEQCPNAGAIIHLGATSMDILDNMDALRLREALGLVIIQTKTLLETFINKMEAYADQPCMAFTHIQPAEPTTVGYRLAQTAQDLGEDLEDLIRIQASIRGKGMKGAVGTSASYTELLKGTGITASQLEAMVMQDLGLNAYTAATQVYTRKQDLRIGQALSSLCATLYKFFIDFRLLQSPPIGEWSEPFGSKQVGSSAMPFKRNPINSEKIDSLCRFVEAQQGVLWQNAASTLLERTLDDSANRRLVLPELFLSVDEILSTAVKVVQGMQVHIAGIERNLASYGIFAASERLLMELGKRGANRQEMHELIREHSLKAWAEVQAGKPNTLKQMLCEDKTVRSFLQKEAIEVLLDAKDYTGDSAERTRKVIEEIREALSR; translated from the coding sequence ATGCAAAGCTTTTCCCATGACACCTACCTTTCCCCTTTCAGCTGGCGTTATGCCGGCGAGCAGATGCGAACCATTTTCAGTGAAGAGCATAAACGCAAGCTGCTGCGGCGCATCTGGGTGGCCTTGGCCAAGGCTCAGGCTGAAGCAGGGTTGGTATCGCAACAGCAGCTTGATGAGCTGATTGCAAACCAGGACAACATCGACATCGAGCGGGCTACAGCGATTGAAGCCGAAATCCGCCATGACCTGATGGCTGAGATCAAGACCTATGCCGAGCAGTGTCCGAATGCCGGAGCGATCATCCACCTCGGGGCCACCAGCATGGACATTCTGGACAATATGGATGCCCTGCGCCTGAGGGAAGCTCTAGGGCTCGTAATCATCCAGACAAAAACACTGCTTGAAACGTTCATCAACAAAATGGAGGCCTATGCAGACCAACCTTGCATGGCCTTCACCCATATTCAGCCGGCAGAACCCACCACTGTCGGTTATCGCCTGGCACAGACCGCCCAGGACCTCGGCGAGGACCTGGAGGACCTGATTCGCATCCAGGCCTCGATCCGGGGCAAGGGCATGAAAGGTGCGGTGGGAACCAGTGCAAGTTATACGGAATTGCTCAAAGGAACCGGCATCACCGCCTCGCAACTTGAGGCTATGGTGATGCAGGACCTTGGCTTGAACGCCTATACGGCTGCAACCCAGGTCTATACCCGAAAGCAGGACCTCAGGATCGGACAAGCCCTCTCATCCCTGTGTGCAACCTTGTACAAGTTCTTCATCGATTTCCGTCTGCTGCAAAGCCCTCCGATCGGAGAGTGGAGCGAGCCCTTCGGTTCCAAGCAGGTAGGTTCTTCGGCCATGCCGTTCAAGCGCAATCCGATCAACAGTGAAAAAATCGACAGTCTCTGTCGTTTCGTGGAAGCACAGCAGGGTGTTCTCTGGCAGAATGCCGCCTCCACCTTGCTCGAACGCACCCTCGACGACAGCGCCAACCGTCGTCTGGTGCTGCCCGAACTCTTCTTATCAGTCGATGAGATTCTCAGCACCGCAGTCAAGGTGGTGCAGGGTATGCAGGTCCATATTGCCGGCATCGAGCGCAACCTGGCTTCCTACGGCATTTTTGCCGCAAGCGAGCGACTTCTGATGGAGCTGGGTAAAAGAGGGGCAAACCGTCAGGAAATGCACGAGCTTATCCGCGAGCACAGTCTCAAGGCATGGGCCGAAGTACAGGCCGGCAAGCCCAACACTCTCAAGCAGATGCTCTGCGAAGACAAGACGGTCCGTTCCTTTCTTCAAAAAGAAGCCATCGAAGTCCTGCTCGATGCCAAGGATTACACCGGGGACAGCGCAGAGCGCACCCGCAAGGTGATCGAGGAAATCAGGGAAGCGCTCAGCCGATAA
- a CDS encoding extracellular solute-binding protein yields MSKPTTKHLILAIALVVLGSLLFLGCSKTTENNTTGSKKLYVYNWSYYTPDSVVESFEKEFGVDVVLDYFASNEEMFAKLMASGSAGYDVIFPSGDYVSIMKNLNMLEKLDVSKMPNLQYITDFALSKAYYDPKMEYSVPYYLGATGIAVNTKMVKEYEKTWNIFGDTRLAGRMVMMDDMREVLGDALAYLGYSVNTTNPAELEAARKLVNDKWKPNLVKFDAEGFAKSFASGEYWVSHGYAEAIFEEIPESQWADIDFFLPIDGGPMYFDSMCIPKGARNYDLALEFINYIHKPENYAQFLDRFHFPASVNTEAEKYRTTTPFYTVEMLENYELKDDLGPNLEMYNKAWETIRYVN; encoded by the coding sequence GTGAGCAAACCTACCACCAAGCACCTCATCCTCGCTATAGCCCTGGTTGTCCTGGGCAGTCTTCTCTTCCTCGGTTGTTCCAAGACAACGGAGAACAACACCACCGGCAGTAAAAAACTGTATGTGTACAACTGGTCCTACTATACTCCCGACTCGGTCGTTGAATCGTTTGAGAAGGAGTTTGGGGTGGACGTGGTTCTGGACTACTTTGCCTCCAATGAGGAGATGTTCGCAAAGTTGATGGCCAGTGGCAGTGCAGGCTATGACGTAATCTTCCCCTCGGGCGACTATGTCTCGATCATGAAAAACCTGAACATGCTGGAAAAATTGGACGTTTCCAAAATGCCCAACCTCCAGTACATCACCGATTTCGCCCTCTCCAAGGCCTACTATGACCCGAAGATGGAGTACTCGGTCCCCTACTACCTCGGAGCCACTGGCATCGCAGTCAACACCAAGATGGTCAAGGAGTACGAGAAGACCTGGAATATTTTTGGTGACACCCGGCTTGCCGGCCGTATGGTCATGATGGACGATATGCGTGAAGTCCTGGGCGATGCGTTGGCATATTTGGGTTACTCGGTCAACACTACAAATCCCGCAGAACTGGAAGCAGCACGCAAGCTTGTCAACGACAAGTGGAAGCCGAATCTGGTCAAGTTCGATGCAGAAGGGTTTGCCAAGTCCTTCGCCTCTGGCGAGTACTGGGTCTCCCACGGCTATGCCGAGGCGATTTTCGAAGAGATCCCCGAGAGCCAGTGGGCCGACATCGACTTCTTCCTCCCCATCGACGGCGGTCCGATGTACTTCGACTCCATGTGCATTCCCAAGGGAGCCAGGAACTACGACCTTGCCCTTGAGTTCATCAACTACATCCACAAGCCGGAGAACTATGCCCAGTTCCTCGACCGCTTCCACTTCCCCGCCTCGGTGAATACCGAAGCTGAGAAGTATCGGACCACCACTCCGTTCTACACCGTCGAGATGCTTGAGAACTACGAGCTGAAGGACGACCTTGGTCCGAACCTTGAGATGTACAACAAGGCATGGGAGACCATCCGTTACGTCAATTGA